Proteins from a genomic interval of Arthrobacter sp. CAN_C5:
- a CDS encoding ABC transporter ATP-binding protein gives MLLELQGITKKFGTLVANDSIDLVVKPGEVHCLLGENGAGKSTLMNVLYGLYEPTDGEILLDGKSVAFKGPGDAMAAGIGMVHQHFMLIPVFTVAENVALGDEFTRAGGLLDLEKTRAKIRDISDRYGFDVDPDALIEDLPVGVQQRVEIIKALVRNASVLILDEPTAVLTPQETDELIDIIGQLKASGTAIVFISHKLREVRAVSDVITVIRRGAVVGSVDPSTSTTELANMMVGRQVSLSLNKEPANPGERTFQVKNLTVLSATGQRLVDDVTFDIAEGEILAVAGVQGNGQTELTEAILGLQDHASGSIKLKGTELIGLKAKNVIRQGVGFVPEDRKVDGLVGTFSVAENLILNWYNEPPFAKGLAMKPSVVMANAKAKIDEYDVRTQSADSAVGTLSGGNQQKVVLARELSRPLNLFIASQPTRGVDVGSIEFLHKRIVQERDSGTPVMIVSTELDEISELADRIAVLHRGKLMGVVPGNTTRDVLGLMMAGMTADEALGQSAEEKQ, from the coding sequence TTGCTGCTCGAACTGCAGGGAATAACAAAGAAGTTTGGCACCCTGGTGGCGAACGACTCCATCGACCTCGTCGTCAAACCCGGCGAAGTGCACTGTCTGCTCGGTGAGAACGGTGCGGGCAAGTCGACCCTCATGAATGTCCTGTACGGACTCTACGAACCGACCGACGGTGAAATTTTGCTCGACGGTAAATCGGTCGCCTTCAAGGGTCCCGGCGACGCGATGGCTGCCGGGATCGGCATGGTGCACCAGCACTTCATGCTCATCCCCGTGTTCACCGTCGCCGAAAACGTGGCCCTCGGCGACGAATTCACGCGCGCCGGCGGCCTCCTCGACCTGGAAAAAACGCGGGCCAAGATCCGCGACATCTCCGACCGGTACGGGTTCGACGTCGACCCCGATGCCCTGATCGAAGACCTACCCGTGGGTGTACAGCAGCGGGTGGAGATCATCAAGGCGCTGGTCCGCAACGCGAGCGTACTCATTCTTGACGAGCCCACGGCGGTCCTCACCCCCCAGGAAACCGACGAGCTGATCGACATCATCGGCCAGCTCAAAGCTTCTGGCACCGCTATCGTTTTCATCTCCCACAAGCTGCGCGAAGTCCGGGCTGTCTCTGATGTCATCACAGTGATCCGCCGCGGCGCGGTGGTCGGAAGCGTCGACCCCAGTACCAGCACCACCGAACTGGCCAACATGATGGTCGGCCGCCAGGTGAGCCTCAGCCTCAACAAGGAACCAGCCAACCCCGGGGAGCGCACCTTCCAGGTGAAGAACCTGACGGTTCTCTCAGCCACCGGGCAGCGCCTGGTAGACGACGTCACCTTCGACATTGCCGAGGGCGAGATCCTCGCCGTCGCTGGTGTCCAGGGCAACGGTCAGACCGAACTGACCGAGGCCATCCTGGGCCTGCAGGATCACGCGAGCGGATCGATCAAGCTCAAGGGCACCGAACTGATCGGTCTGAAAGCCAAGAACGTAATCCGCCAGGGTGTTGGTTTCGTCCCGGAGGACCGCAAGGTCGACGGACTGGTCGGAACCTTCTCCGTCGCCGAGAACCTGATCCTCAACTGGTACAACGAGCCCCCGTTCGCCAAGGGGCTGGCCATGAAGCCGTCGGTGGTGATGGCCAACGCCAAAGCAAAGATCGACGAGTACGACGTGCGCACCCAATCGGCGGATTCCGCAGTGGGGACACTGTCAGGCGGTAACCAGCAGAAGGTGGTGCTGGCCCGTGAGCTATCCCGGCCGCTGAACCTGTTTATCGCGTCGCAGCCCACCCGCGGCGTCGATGTCGGATCCATCGAGTTCCTCCACAAGCGGATTGTGCAGGAGCGCGACAGCGGCACCCCCGTCATGATTGTCTCGACCGAGCTCGACGAGATCAGCGAACTGGCAGACCGGATCGCCGTCCTGCACCGCGGCAAACTGATGGGTGTGGTGCCTGGAAATACCACCCGCGACGTCCTGGGATTGATGATGGCCGGAATGACGGCGGACGAGGCCCTCGGCCAGTCCGCGGAGGAGAAGCAATGA
- a CDS encoding BMP family protein: protein MKNSQRTTTRLNNKTALSAAMLGASALLIAGCGAAPEEPAGTSDASGEATEATVDYTGCIVSDAGGFDDQSFNQSSYEGLTAARDSLGIEIREAESQAETDFGPNVNSMVTSGCDMVVTVGFLLSATTAEAAEANPDTNFAIVDDNDIELDNVKPIIYDTAQAAFLAGYAAAGTTQTGTVATYGGIQIPTVTIFMDGFADGVAYYNEQKGEDVQLLGWDKEAATGTFTGDFESLANGKTNTENFINEGADIIMPVAGPVGLGTIEAVEEANADGADAKVIWVDSDGFLTVDAGNEFILTSVMKLMGEAVEEVISTDVDDNFDNTPYVGTLENGGVALAPFHDQEAAVSDELKAELEEIQAGIISGDITVDSDASPES from the coding sequence TTGAAGAACTCACAGCGCACCACCACGCGCCTCAACAACAAGACCGCCCTGTCAGCAGCTATGCTCGGCGCCTCGGCACTGCTGATCGCCGGTTGTGGCGCGGCTCCCGAAGAGCCAGCAGGTACCTCGGACGCTAGCGGAGAGGCAACCGAAGCAACCGTTGACTACACCGGTTGCATCGTCTCGGACGCGGGCGGATTCGACGACCAGTCGTTCAACCAGTCCAGCTACGAGGGCCTGACCGCCGCCCGCGACAGCCTGGGCATCGAGATCCGCGAAGCCGAATCACAGGCCGAAACTGACTTCGGACCCAACGTGAACTCGATGGTTACCAGCGGTTGCGACATGGTCGTCACCGTCGGTTTCCTTCTCTCTGCCACCACCGCGGAGGCTGCAGAGGCGAACCCGGACACCAACTTTGCCATCGTTGACGACAACGACATCGAACTGGACAACGTCAAGCCCATCATCTACGACACGGCTCAGGCTGCGTTCCTCGCGGGCTACGCCGCTGCTGGCACCACCCAGACCGGCACGGTCGCCACCTACGGCGGTATCCAGATCCCCACCGTGACCATCTTCATGGATGGCTTTGCTGACGGTGTCGCCTACTACAACGAGCAGAAGGGCGAGGACGTCCAGCTGCTCGGCTGGGACAAGGAAGCCGCAACGGGTACGTTCACCGGCGACTTCGAGTCACTCGCCAATGGCAAGACCAACACCGAGAACTTCATCAACGAAGGCGCCGACATCATCATGCCGGTTGCCGGTCCTGTGGGCCTCGGCACCATTGAAGCAGTCGAGGAAGCCAACGCAGACGGCGCCGATGCCAAGGTCATCTGGGTTGACTCCGATGGGTTCCTCACGGTTGACGCCGGCAATGAGTTCATCCTGACCTCGGTCATGAAGCTCATGGGCGAGGCTGTTGAAGAGGTCATCAGCACCGACGTCGACGACAACTTCGACAACACGCCTTACGTTGGCACCCTCGAAAACGGTGGAGTGGCCCTCGCGCCCTTCCACGACCAGGAAGCCGCTGTTTCCGACGAGCTGAAGGCCGAACTGGAAGAGATCCAGGCAGGCATCATCTCGGGCGACATCACCGTCGATTCCGACGCCAGCCCGGAGTCGTAG
- a CDS encoding LLM class flavin-dependent oxidoreductase, which produces MSTSVNTRPPLSVLDLATVGAGKSSGDALADSTTLAQAADRLGYRRFWVAEHHNMPAVASTSPPVLMAHLASQTERIRLGSGGVMLPNHAPFVVAEQFALLEALYPDRIDLGIGRAPGTDQATAMALRRQAGGLGVEEFPQHVLQVMSLLGDHRSTDQALNLVATPSASNYPEVWLLGSSGYSAQLAGMLGLRYSYAHHFGNEDPAAVMNLYRSNFQPSPVLDEPYAMLATSALTADTEEEADYLAGPARIMALALRSGKLGPIVSPEEAAARELTDQELMVLEHLPAIKAVGTPEQVTGRLDALVQQTGANELMITGTTYEVASRVASLEALSVAWGRQVSNGIPVGNKSRTM; this is translated from the coding sequence GTGAGTACATCAGTGAATACCCGTCCGCCCCTGTCAGTCCTCGACCTTGCCACCGTCGGTGCCGGAAAGTCGTCGGGGGACGCCCTCGCCGACAGCACCACCCTCGCGCAGGCCGCTGACCGGCTGGGCTACCGACGGTTCTGGGTCGCCGAACACCACAACATGCCGGCAGTGGCATCCACCTCCCCGCCCGTCCTGATGGCCCACCTGGCGTCACAGACCGAACGCATCCGGCTCGGCTCCGGGGGAGTGATGCTCCCCAATCATGCGCCGTTCGTGGTCGCTGAACAGTTCGCACTTCTGGAGGCGCTGTACCCGGACCGGATCGACCTGGGCATCGGCAGGGCGCCCGGCACGGATCAGGCTACGGCCATGGCGCTCCGGCGGCAGGCCGGGGGCCTGGGCGTCGAGGAATTCCCGCAGCATGTCCTGCAGGTGATGAGCCTGCTGGGCGACCACCGATCAACGGATCAGGCATTGAACCTGGTCGCCACACCGTCGGCCTCCAACTACCCCGAGGTCTGGCTGCTCGGTTCCAGCGGATACTCGGCGCAGCTGGCAGGCATGCTGGGACTGCGCTACAGCTACGCGCACCACTTCGGCAACGAGGATCCCGCAGCGGTGATGAACCTGTACCGGTCCAACTTCCAGCCCTCACCCGTGCTCGATGAGCCGTACGCGATGCTCGCCACCTCGGCGCTGACCGCTGACACCGAGGAAGAAGCTGACTATTTGGCTGGCCCGGCCCGCATCATGGCGCTGGCCCTGCGCTCCGGGAAACTGGGTCCCATCGTCTCGCCCGAGGAGGCAGCTGCCAGGGAACTCACCGATCAGGAGCTGATGGTGCTGGAGCACCTCCCCGCCATCAAGGCGGTCGGCACCCCGGAACAGGTGACCGGGCGGCTTGACGCACTGGTGCAGCAGACCGGAGCCAATGAACTGATGATTACCGGGACCACCTACGAGGTTGCGTCGCGGGTGGCATCTCTCGAAGCGCTCAGCGTGGCGTGGGGACGTCAGGTTTCCAATGGAATACCGGTTGGTAACAAATCCCGAACAATGTGA
- a CDS encoding amidohydrolase, giving the protein MQTNSSAPTDPAAAPSIGVWLAPLLEDLTLFRRDLHMHPELSHKEHRTTDRLVERLEAAGLTPQRLEYTGLFVDIGSGPIKLGLRADIDALPVLEETGLAYESSSTGIAHACGHDIHATVMLGVALVLARMNDDEPLGGRIRVIFQPAEEMMPGGALEVIEQGVLRDVPRIVALHCDPHIDVGLVGTRIGAITSASDTVRVELTGRGGHTSRPHLTEDLVFALANIAVNVPAVLSRRIDVRSAVSVVWGQIHAGSAPNAIPGHGFMSGTMRCLDGEAWEAAGDLLDSTVRQIAAPFGVDVHLEHTRGVPPVINTEAETGLLEAAARAELGPDAVVLTPQSMGGEDFAWMTQEVPGAMMRLGTRTPNGETYDLHRGDYNPDEQAIGCGVRVMANAALRAIRGVRH; this is encoded by the coding sequence GTGCAAACCAACAGCAGTGCGCCAACCGATCCCGCAGCAGCCCCTTCCATCGGCGTGTGGCTTGCCCCCCTGCTGGAGGATCTGACCCTTTTCCGGCGGGATCTGCACATGCACCCCGAACTGTCGCACAAGGAACACCGCACCACCGACCGGCTCGTGGAGCGGCTGGAGGCAGCGGGCCTGACACCCCAGCGGCTCGAATACACGGGATTATTCGTCGACATCGGCTCCGGTCCCATCAAGTTGGGGTTGCGCGCGGATATTGACGCGTTGCCGGTGCTGGAGGAGACGGGGCTGGCCTACGAGTCGTCGTCGACCGGTATTGCCCACGCCTGCGGTCACGACATCCACGCGACGGTGATGCTCGGGGTGGCGCTGGTGCTCGCACGGATGAACGACGACGAGCCGCTGGGCGGGCGCATCCGGGTCATCTTCCAGCCCGCTGAGGAAATGATGCCCGGCGGCGCCCTGGAAGTCATCGAGCAGGGAGTGCTCCGCGACGTGCCACGGATCGTGGCACTGCACTGCGACCCGCATATCGACGTCGGCCTGGTGGGGACCCGGATCGGGGCCATCACGTCGGCGTCTGACACCGTCCGGGTGGAACTGACCGGGAGGGGAGGTCACACGTCGCGGCCGCACCTCACCGAGGACCTGGTGTTCGCGCTCGCCAACATTGCTGTCAACGTGCCAGCCGTGCTGTCCCGGCGGATCGACGTCCGCAGTGCCGTGTCGGTGGTGTGGGGCCAGATCCATGCCGGCAGTGCGCCCAACGCCATTCCCGGCCACGGCTTCATGTCCGGCACCATGCGTTGCCTCGACGGTGAGGCCTGGGAAGCCGCGGGTGACCTCCTCGACAGCACCGTCCGGCAGATTGCCGCTCCTTTCGGGGTGGACGTCCATCTGGAACACACCCGCGGAGTGCCGCCCGTGATCAACACCGAAGCGGAAACCGGACTGCTGGAAGCCGCGGCGCGCGCGGAACTCGGACCGGACGCCGTCGTCCTCACGCCTCAGTCAATGGGCGGTGAGGATTTCGCCTGGATGACCCAGGAGGTGCCCGGCGCCATGATGCGCCTCGGGACGCGCACACCGAACGGGGAGACCTACGACCTGCACCGGGGCGACTACAACCCCGACGAGCAGGCGATTGGCTGCGGCGTCCGGGTGATGGCCAACGCCGCACTGCGCGCGATCAGGGGAGTGCGCCACTAG
- a CDS encoding mannose-1-phosphate guanylyltransferase yields MTTQRAGAQNSTEALERFYGVIPAGGVGTRLWPLSRAAAPKFLHDLTGSGSTLIRATYDRLGPLSGDRIMVVTGKVHRTAVLKQIPEIQDSNLVLESEPKDSAAAVGLAAAILYQRDPDIIMGSFAADQVITPVEVFQDAVREAIHTAAQGYIVTIGIKPTLPATGFGYIRAGERLEIEGAPSAHAVIEFVEKPSEEVAQGYLESGKYSWNAGMFVAPVALMLRHLEANEPILHAGLTEIAQAWDTPNRVEVARRVWPTLPKIAIDYAVAEPAAAAGDVAMIPGNFSWDDVGDFAAIGRLNPAIENSKLTVMGEGARVFSDNASGIVVSDTKRVIALIGIDDVVIVDTPDALLVTTKEHAQEVKKAVEHLRASGEIDVL; encoded by the coding sequence ATGACTACGCAGCGGGCTGGTGCCCAAAATTCGACCGAGGCGCTTGAGCGCTTCTACGGTGTGATCCCCGCCGGTGGAGTGGGGACGCGCCTGTGGCCGCTCTCCCGTGCGGCCGCGCCCAAGTTCCTGCACGACCTCACCGGTTCCGGCAGCACCCTCATCCGCGCCACCTATGATCGGCTGGGCCCGCTCAGCGGTGACCGCATCATGGTGGTCACCGGTAAGGTGCACCGCACGGCGGTCCTGAAGCAGATCCCCGAGATCCAGGACTCCAACCTGGTGCTTGAGAGCGAACCGAAAGACTCCGCCGCCGCCGTCGGCCTCGCCGCTGCCATCCTGTACCAGCGGGACCCGGACATCATTATGGGCTCGTTCGCCGCCGACCAGGTCATCACTCCGGTGGAGGTGTTCCAGGACGCGGTGCGCGAAGCGATCCACACAGCGGCCCAGGGTTATATCGTCACCATCGGCATCAAGCCCACCCTTCCCGCCACTGGTTTCGGCTATATCCGCGCCGGGGAGCGGCTCGAGATCGAGGGTGCCCCGAGCGCCCACGCGGTGATCGAATTCGTGGAGAAGCCGTCCGAGGAAGTGGCCCAGGGGTACCTCGAATCCGGAAAGTACAGCTGGAACGCCGGAATGTTCGTGGCCCCGGTGGCGCTCATGCTCCGCCACCTCGAAGCCAACGAGCCCATCCTTCATGCCGGGCTGACCGAAATTGCGCAGGCCTGGGATACCCCGAACCGGGTTGAGGTGGCCCGCCGGGTCTGGCCCACCCTGCCGAAGATCGCCATCGACTACGCGGTCGCCGAACCGGCCGCCGCGGCTGGTGACGTGGCGATGATCCCCGGCAACTTCAGCTGGGACGACGTCGGCGATTTCGCCGCCATCGGCCGGCTGAATCCCGCCATCGAGAACTCGAAGCTGACCGTGATGGGCGAGGGGGCCCGGGTGTTCTCCGACAACGCTTCGGGGATCGTGGTTTCCGACACGAAGCGGGTGATCGCCCTGATCGGGATTGACGACGTCGTCATCGTCGACACCCCCGACGCACTGCTGGTCACCACCAAGGAGCACGCGCAGGAAGTCAAGAAGGCCGTCGAGCACCTGCGTGCCAGCGGCGAGATCGACGTCCTCTAA
- the sdhC gene encoding succinate dehydrogenase, cytochrome b556 subunit: MSKIPAGTLYRGREGMWSWVAHRITGVVIFFFLLVHVLDTSLVRVSPEAYDAVIESYKNPIMGLGELGLVAAIVFHAFNGLRVILIDFWKKGPKYQRQLLWGVIGLWAVTMVAFSIRHLSVVFGG, encoded by the coding sequence GTGTCGAAGATACCAGCGGGCACCCTCTACCGCGGCCGTGAGGGCATGTGGTCATGGGTAGCCCATCGTATTACCGGAGTAGTGATCTTCTTCTTCCTCCTGGTTCATGTGCTTGACACCTCTTTGGTGCGCGTGTCCCCCGAGGCTTATGACGCAGTGATCGAATCCTACAAAAACCCCATCATGGGCCTGGGCGAACTGGGTTTGGTGGCAGCCATCGTGTTCCACGCGTTCAACGGGCTCCGCGTCATCCTGATCGACTTCTGGAAAAAGGGGCCCAAGTACCAGCGTCAGCTGCTCTGGGGCGTCATCGGGCTGTGGGCCGTCACCATGGTCGCGTTCTCCATCCGTCACCTCTCAGTTGTCTTTGGAGGCTAA
- a CDS encoding succinate dehydrogenase hydrophobic membrane anchor subunit, which produces MANPVIESPRSGRVAPEYTRTGASKGNFEMLAWLFMRVSGIILVVLIFVHLWTSLIDGDGIKGVDFGFVAGKWADPVWQIWDLVMLWLAMLHGTNGVRTIINDYAEKDSTRFWLKSVLYASTVVIIVLGTLVIFTFDPCPVIDGVAHVAPYCPAP; this is translated from the coding sequence ATGGCTAATCCAGTAATTGAAAGTCCCCGCTCCGGGCGCGTTGCGCCGGAGTACACCCGTACCGGTGCCAGCAAGGGCAACTTTGAGATGTTGGCCTGGCTGTTCATGCGGGTCTCAGGCATCATCCTGGTGGTCCTGATCTTCGTCCACCTGTGGACTTCACTGATCGACGGCGATGGCATCAAGGGCGTCGACTTCGGTTTCGTGGCCGGCAAGTGGGCTGATCCGGTGTGGCAGATCTGGGACCTGGTGATGCTGTGGCTGGCAATGCTGCACGGCACCAACGGTGTGCGGACCATCATCAACGACTACGCGGAGAAGGACTCGACCCGGTTCTGGCTCAAGAGCGTGCTCTACGCCTCCACCGTTGTCATCATCGTGCTCGGCACCCTGGTGATTTTCACCTTTGATCCGTGCCCCGTGATCGACGGCGTGGCGCACGTAGCGCCATACTGCCCGGCTCCGTAG
- the sdhA gene encoding succinate dehydrogenase flavoprotein subunit → MQVHKYDVVIVGAGGAGMRAAIESGQRARTAVLTKLYPTRSHTGAAQGGMCAALANVEEDNWEWHTFDTVKGGDYLVDQDAAEVMAKEAIDAVLDLEKMGLPFNRTPEGRIDQRRFGGHTRDHGKAPVRRSCYAADRTGHMILQTLYQNCVKHNVEFYNEYYVLDLLTVQEEVTVDGVTKLQTRVAGVVTYDLATGELHVFQAKSIVFASGGVGKVYKTTSNAHTLTGDGMGIAFRRGIPLEDMEFFQFHPTGLAGLGILLSEAARGEGAILRNSEGERFMERYAPTIKDLAPRDIVARSMANEVREGRGCGPNKDYVLLDLTHLEPAHIDAKLPDITEFARTYLGVEPYTEPVPVFPTAHYAMGGIPTNIKAEVLQDNDTIVPGLYAAGEVACVSVHGSNRLGTNSLLDINVFGKRAGIYAAEYALTADFVEIPENPLTETESLLDTMRSSEGGERVAQIRKELQDIMDANVQVFRTEETLLEALSVIDGLEERYKHVTVQDKGKRFNLDLLEAVELGFLLDMAKVMTAAALHRKESRGGHFREDFPDRDDENYLTHSMAYLDPTATETSGVRLKTKPVVFTRYQPMERKY, encoded by the coding sequence ATGCAGGTCCACAAGTACGACGTCGTTATCGTGGGTGCCGGCGGCGCCGGTATGCGCGCCGCCATCGAATCCGGGCAACGTGCGCGGACCGCAGTTCTGACCAAGCTGTACCCCACCCGCTCCCACACCGGGGCGGCGCAGGGCGGCATGTGCGCGGCTCTGGCCAATGTCGAAGAAGACAACTGGGAATGGCACACCTTTGACACGGTCAAGGGCGGCGACTATCTGGTTGACCAGGACGCGGCGGAGGTGATGGCCAAGGAGGCCATCGACGCCGTGCTGGACCTCGAGAAAATGGGGCTGCCCTTCAACCGCACCCCCGAGGGCCGGATCGACCAGCGCCGCTTCGGCGGCCACACCCGTGACCATGGCAAAGCCCCGGTACGCCGCTCCTGCTACGCAGCCGACCGCACCGGACACATGATCCTGCAGACCCTCTACCAAAACTGCGTCAAGCACAACGTCGAGTTCTACAACGAGTACTACGTGCTCGACCTGCTGACCGTTCAGGAAGAAGTCACCGTCGACGGGGTCACCAAGTTGCAGACCCGGGTAGCCGGCGTCGTCACCTACGACCTGGCAACCGGCGAGCTGCACGTGTTCCAGGCCAAGTCGATCGTCTTCGCCTCGGGCGGTGTGGGCAAGGTCTACAAGACCACCTCCAACGCACACACCCTCACCGGTGACGGAATGGGCATCGCGTTCCGCCGGGGCATCCCCCTGGAGGACATGGAGTTCTTCCAGTTCCACCCAACCGGCCTGGCCGGTCTGGGCATCCTGCTCTCCGAAGCCGCCCGCGGCGAGGGCGCGATCCTGCGTAACTCCGAGGGCGAGCGGTTCATGGAACGGTACGCCCCCACCATCAAGGACCTGGCTCCCCGTGACATTGTGGCCCGCTCGATGGCCAACGAGGTACGGGAAGGGCGCGGCTGCGGACCGAACAAGGATTACGTCCTCTTGGACCTCACCCACCTGGAGCCGGCACACATCGACGCGAAACTCCCGGACATCACCGAGTTTGCGCGCACCTATCTCGGCGTCGAGCCGTACACCGAGCCGGTGCCCGTCTTCCCCACCGCCCACTACGCGATGGGCGGCATCCCCACCAACATCAAGGCCGAGGTGCTGCAGGACAACGACACCATTGTGCCGGGCCTGTACGCCGCCGGTGAGGTGGCATGCGTGTCGGTGCACGGATCAAACCGTCTGGGCACCAACTCACTGTTGGACATCAACGTGTTCGGCAAGCGCGCAGGCATCTACGCGGCGGAGTACGCATTGACCGCCGACTTCGTGGAAATCCCCGAGAACCCGCTCACCGAAACCGAGTCGCTGCTCGACACGATGCGCAGCTCCGAAGGTGGCGAGCGGGTGGCACAGATCCGCAAGGAACTGCAGGACATCATGGATGCCAACGTCCAGGTGTTCCGCACCGAGGAAACCCTGCTCGAGGCGCTCAGCGTCATCGACGGCCTGGAAGAGCGGTACAAGCACGTCACCGTCCAGGACAAGGGGAAACGGTTCAACCTGGACCTGCTGGAAGCAGTGGAACTGGGCTTCCTGCTCGACATGGCCAAGGTCATGACCGCCGCCGCCCTGCACCGCAAGGAATCCCGCGGCGGGCACTTCCGCGAGGACTTCCCCGACCGGGACGACGAGAACTACCTGACCCACTCGATGGCCTACCTGGATCCGACGGCCACCGAAACCTCCGGCGTGCGCCTGAAAACCAAGCCGGTTGTGTTTACCCGTTACCAGCCCATGGAGCGTAAGTACTAA
- a CDS encoding succinate dehydrogenase iron-sulfur subunit — MSTETVEREPASKIDLAPGIGGGGEIPTFDITLKVRRYNPEVSDEFHWDEWKLTMYGTDRVLDALHKVKWEHDGTVTFRRSCAHGVCGSDAMRINGRNRLACKTLLKDLDTSKPILVEPIKGLPVEKDLIVDMEPFFQSFREVMPFLVNRGHEPTKERLQSSEERERFDDTTKCILCAACTSSCPVFWTDGQYFGPAAIVNAHRFIFDSRDDAGDMRLEILNDKEGVWRCRTTFNCTEACPRGIQVTKAIAEVKQAILNRKI, encoded by the coding sequence ATGAGCACAGAAACAGTCGAAAGAGAACCAGCCTCCAAGATCGACCTCGCACCGGGGATTGGCGGCGGCGGGGAAATCCCGACGTTCGACATCACCCTCAAGGTACGCCGCTACAACCCGGAGGTTTCCGACGAGTTCCACTGGGACGAGTGGAAGCTGACCATGTACGGCACCGACCGCGTGCTGGACGCCCTGCACAAGGTCAAGTGGGAGCATGACGGTACCGTGACGTTCCGTCGCTCCTGCGCCCACGGTGTGTGCGGGTCCGACGCGATGCGGATCAACGGCCGAAACCGGTTGGCCTGCAAGACCCTGCTGAAGGACCTCGACACGTCCAAGCCCATCCTGGTGGAGCCCATCAAGGGCCTCCCGGTGGAGAAGGACCTCATCGTGGACATGGAGCCTTTCTTCCAGTCCTTCCGTGAAGTCATGCCGTTCCTGGTCAACCGTGGCCACGAGCCCACGAAGGAGCGCCTGCAGTCGTCCGAGGAGCGCGAACGTTTCGATGACACCACCAAGTGCATCCTGTGCGCCGCGTGCACGTCCTCGTGCCCGGTGTTCTGGACCGACGGCCAGTACTTCGGCCCAGCCGCAATCGTCAACGCGCACCGTTTCATCTTCGACTCCCGCGACGACGCCGGCGACATGCGCCTGGAGATCCTCAACGACAAAGAGGGTGTGTGGCGTTGCCGCACCACCTTCAACTGCACCGAGGCTTGCCCCCGTGGCATTCAGGTGACCAAGGCCATCGCCGAGGTCAAGCAGGCCATCCTGAACCGCAAGATCTAG
- a CDS encoding YihY/virulence factor BrkB family protein: protein MAKINTRTAATAQGPHYDEPRPAELAHLKRKVIDARRDLGKARRRGLTGLALAEPTITYLLARIFVVRAVRVFHLYVVRRGPLMAAGIAYRLFFSMASLLLAGFSILGLVVAGNAPLQNLIVEAVDATAPGILIMEPDGPGLATPEALFNANEGLTLTLIVSTVITLITALGWIAGVRQAMRGIFALPPLLVNPILLRIKDLGTLLVLGAAMIVTTAIGLVANTLLDVVFDWLEFGDTGRPFTQLAGIVLMLVVDFAVAVILFRRASGIEQSRRLLIQSSLITAVGSTVLRTFSTLLLGSVGQGNPLLAPFTVVVGLFVWFFLLSQVYLLAAAWGAIGAADTEAGLTPRHGRSLKQRSRVANRQKG, encoded by the coding sequence TTGGCCAAGATCAACACCCGGACCGCAGCCACGGCCCAGGGTCCGCACTATGATGAGCCCCGCCCGGCAGAGCTAGCCCACCTCAAACGCAAGGTCATCGACGCCCGCCGTGACCTGGGCAAGGCGCGGCGCCGGGGGCTCACCGGTCTGGCCCTCGCGGAGCCGACAATCACCTACCTGCTGGCCCGCATCTTCGTGGTCCGCGCCGTCCGGGTGTTCCACCTTTACGTGGTTCGACGGGGTCCGCTCATGGCAGCGGGCATCGCCTACCGGCTGTTCTTCTCCATGGCCTCGCTGCTCCTGGCCGGGTTCTCCATTCTGGGCTTGGTGGTCGCCGGCAATGCACCCCTGCAGAACCTGATCGTCGAGGCGGTGGATGCCACCGCTCCCGGCATCCTCATCATGGAACCCGATGGCCCCGGTCTCGCCACCCCCGAAGCCCTGTTCAACGCCAACGAGGGCCTGACCCTCACCCTGATCGTCTCGACGGTCATCACCCTCATCACCGCGCTGGGCTGGATTGCGGGTGTCCGGCAGGCCATGAGGGGGATTTTCGCGTTACCCCCACTGCTGGTGAATCCCATCCTGCTGCGGATCAAGGACCTGGGGACGCTCCTGGTGCTGGGGGCTGCGATGATCGTGACCACCGCGATCGGCCTCGTGGCCAACACCCTCCTGGACGTGGTGTTCGACTGGCTGGAGTTCGGCGACACAGGCCGGCCCTTCACCCAGCTCGCCGGTATCGTGCTGATGCTGGTGGTGGACTTCGCCGTCGCAGTCATCCTCTTCCGGCGTGCGTCGGGGATTGAGCAGTCCCGTCGGTTGCTCATCCAGTCGTCCCTGATTACCGCGGTCGGAAGCACCGTGCTGCGCACCTTCAGCACCCTGCTCCTCGGCAGTGTTGGCCAAGGCAACCCGTTGCTGGCACCGTTCACCGTCGTCGTCGGCCTGTTCGTCTGGTTCTTCCTGCTCAGCCAGGTCTACCTGCTGGCCGCCGCCTGGGGCGCCATTGGTGCCGCCGATACCGAGGCGGGTCTCACCCCGCGCCACGGCCGGTCGCTGAAGCAGCGCAGCCGCGTCGCCAACCGACAGAAGGGCTAG